The following are encoded together in the Hypnocyclicus thermotrophus genome:
- a CDS encoding DUF4250 domain-containing protein — protein MELKNFKTMDINILFSIINMKLRDEFDSLEELVKYYDIDQKELEDKLNEAGYHYESNHNHFTKV, from the coding sequence ATGGAATTAAAAAATTTTAAAACTATGGATATTAATATTTTATTTAGTATTATTAATATGAAATTACGAGATGAATTTGATAGCTTAGAAGAACTTGTAAAATATTATGATATTGACCAAAAAGAACTTGAAGATAAATTAAATGAAGCTGGATACCATTACGAAAGTAATCATAATCATTTTACTAAAGTTTAA
- a CDS encoding LacI family DNA-binding transcriptional regulator: protein MSSEKLIGVILPRIGADIFSRIIEGITQELKKYGYNIVLANTKEKEEEELKYLDIFQKENISGIIFFPFSITENHIKTLNNMKKPVVVLGREASKIRTSYVTYDDYFSAKEVVEYLISKGHKKIAYIGVSGNMSVQNLRRDGYIDALLENNLSVKNRYQVIGKFDVKSGYTAMKKILALEEKPTAVFAALDSLAFGAMRAIYEAGYKVPEDFSIVGIDDMETSSYYIPSLTSIKYNYKFSGESAAKLIIEKIENKNTMNKKIVISYELKERESVKDIN, encoded by the coding sequence ATGAGTAGTGAAAAATTAATTGGTGTAATTTTACCTAGAATAGGTGCAGATATTTTTTCAAGAATTATCGAAGGAATAACTCAAGAATTGAAAAAATATGGATATAATATTGTATTAGCTAATACAAAAGAAAAAGAAGAAGAAGAATTAAAATATTTAGATATTTTTCAAAAAGAAAATATTTCTGGAATAATATTTTTTCCTTTTTCAATTACTGAAAATCATATAAAAACTTTAAATAATATGAAGAAACCAGTTGTGGTATTAGGGAGAGAAGCATCTAAAATTCGTACTTCTTATGTTACTTATGATGATTATTTTTCAGCAAAAGAGGTAGTTGAATATCTTATAAGTAAAGGGCATAAAAAAATAGCGTATATTGGTGTATCAGGAAACATGTCTGTACAAAATTTAAGAAGAGATGGGTATATTGATGCTCTTCTAGAAAATAATTTATCTGTAAAAAATAGATATCAAGTTATAGGAAAATTTGATGTGAAATCAGGATATACTGCAATGAAAAAAATATTAGCTCTTGAAGAAAAACCTACTGCAGTATTTGCGGCACTTGATTCACTTGCATTTGGTGCAATGAGAGCTATCTATGAAGCTGGTTATAAAGTTCCAGAGGATTTTTCTATTGTTGGTATTGATGATATGGAAACTTCATCTTATTATATTCCTTCACTTACATCAATTAAATATAATTATAAATTTTCTGGTGAAAGTGCGGCAAAATTAATTATTGAAAAAATAGAAAATAAAAACACAATGAACAAAAAAATTGTAATTTCATATGAACTTAAAGAAAGAGAAAGTGTAAAAGATATTAATTAA
- a CDS encoding choice-of-anchor J domain-containing protein yields the protein MKRSLNIIFIISILLLIISCNKDLTVTPIDKNVDSIELNLIDNAYNENESLISDIENGNLASNLNETDKREVLTYLKDISKYYRQIIINKKVEVDLLNEIANKQTLAQSKFNSSSTEYTKLNTIITYTSNAKKEIEPPIITLTEVNTGFSDTLGSDDFTQTGWLTEITKGNINWSYNSKYTAPSISAYKSSDAENETYLISPVLNVTAKSYVTLNIQADYYKHSGLSVLISEDFNGYVSKANWTDITNSIQLPSTRETVDTTIDLDNYLGKKIVIAFKYNGNANNSETTTYAIKNFKFIKKPITITLNSNYTESLGDDNFTCRGWYSIITKGTRAWEGNAKYKNTSISAYNSSDAENESYLISPIFDVTVKSYVTLKIQAAYYKHSGLSVLISEDFNGDISKANWTDITSSIQLPTNSETVDTTIDLDNYLGKKIVIAFKYNGNATNNETTTYRLSDFNINLK from the coding sequence ATGAAACGTAGTCTAAATATTATTTTTATAATATCAATATTATTGTTAATAATTAGTTGTAATAAAGATTTAACAGTAACTCCAATAGATAAAAACGTTGATAGTATAGAATTAAATCTAATAGATAATGCTTATAATGAAAATGAATCTCTTATTTCAGATATTGAAAATGGAAATTTAGCTTCAAATTTAAATGAAACTGATAAAAGAGAAGTTTTAACATATTTAAAAGATATATCAAAATATTATAGACAAATAATTATAAATAAAAAAGTTGAAGTAGACTTATTAAATGAGATAGCAAATAAACAAACTCTAGCACAATCAAAATTTAATTCAAGTTCTACTGAGTATACAAAACTTAATACTATAATAACATATACATCTAATGCTAAAAAAGAGATAGAACCTCCTATAATTACACTTACAGAAGTAAATACAGGATTTAGTGATACTTTAGGAAGTGATGATTTCACTCAAACAGGTTGGTTAACAGAAATAACAAAAGGAAATATTAATTGGAGTTATAATTCTAAATATACGGCACCATCTATAAGTGCATATAAATCAAGTGATGCTGAAAATGAAACATACTTAATATCGCCAGTATTAAATGTAACAGCTAAATCATATGTAACATTAAATATTCAAGCTGATTACTATAAACATTCTGGATTAAGTGTGCTTATATCTGAAGATTTTAATGGATATGTATCAAAAGCTAATTGGACAGATATTACAAATAGCATTCAATTACCATCAACTAGAGAAACAGTTGATACTACAATTGATTTAGATAATTATTTAGGTAAAAAAATAGTTATTGCGTTTAAATATAATGGAAATGCTAATAATAGTGAAACTACAACTTATGCCATTAAAAATTTTAAATTTATTAAAAAACCAATTACTATAACACTAAATAGTAATTATACAGAATCATTAGGAGATGATAATTTTACTTGTAGAGGATGGTACAGTATAATTACGAAAGGAACAAGAGCATGGGAAGGTAACGCAAAATATAAAAATACATCTATAAGTGCATATAACTCAAGTGATGCTGAAAATGAATCATATTTAATATCACCAATATTTGATGTAACAGTTAAATCATATGTAACATTAAAAATTCAAGCTGCTTATTATAAACATTCCGGATTAAGTGTACTTATATCTGAAGATTTTAATGGTGATATATCAAAAGCTAATTGGACAGATATTACAAGTAGCATTCAATTACCAACAAATAGCGAGACAGTTGATACTACAATTGATTTAGATAATTATTTAGGTAAAAAAATAGTTATTGCATTTAAATATAATGGAAATGCTACTAATAATGAAACTACAACATATAGATTAAGTGATTTTAATATTAATTTGAAATAA
- a CDS encoding HAD family acid phosphatase codes for MKKNILLIILSMFIISCSSLDNKSIETKNSKNKFDKKDKLALLWAQKSGEKIALNYQIINNILNKVDNNINKVYIELEDGVFDNTPYIAWLMTTGKENNYKNYKRWLKSGDMELNIGIDELLTKLSKKDINVVFVTNLDKEFSLLLNKNLKRYMLNNYKIISKEKMNLGDEKSIFISSNLDFYTSKDINNLKVLIKEENLIKQKIGKKYFIFANPVYSNYLDLNNAKLNNWEGSKETLILNY; via the coding sequence ATGAAAAAAAATATTTTATTAATTATTTTATCTATGTTTATTATTTCATGTAGTAGTTTAGATAATAAATCAATAGAAACTAAAAATTCAAAAAATAAATTTGATAAAAAAGATAAATTAGCATTACTTTGGGCTCAAAAATCTGGAGAAAAAATAGCTTTAAATTATCAAATAATAAATAATATATTAAATAAAGTTGATAATAATATAAATAAAGTATACATTGAACTTGAAGATGGAGTATTTGATAATACCCCATATATAGCGTGGTTAATGACAACTGGAAAAGAAAATAATTATAAAAATTATAAAAGATGGCTTAAATCTGGAGATATGGAACTAAATATTGGAATAGATGAGTTGTTAACTAAATTATCTAAAAAAGATATAAATGTAGTTTTTGTAACAAATTTAGATAAAGAATTTTCTTTATTATTAAATAAAAACTTAAAAAGATATATGTTAAATAATTATAAAATCATTTCAAAAGAAAAGATGAATTTAGGGGATGAAAAATCTATATTTATTTCATCAAATTTAGATTTTTATACATCGAAAGACATTAATAATTTAAAAGTTTTAATAAAAGAAGAAAATTTAATAAAACAGAAAATAGGGAAAAAATATTTTATTTTTGCTAATCCGGTATATTCAAATTATTTAGATTTAAATAATGCGAAATTAAATAATTGGGAAGGTAGTAAAGAAACTTTAATTTTAAATTATTAG
- a CDS encoding phosphoserine transaminase translates to MKPKLKPNNTHFSSGPCSKFKGYRLNLLSNAPLGRSHRSKIGKAKLQESIEKTKKILQIPDDYRVGIVPASDTGAIEMALWNVLGERGVEVIAFDAFGREWANDIKAELKLSNVTYHFADYGHLPDLSNVDCDNDIVFTWNGTTSGVKVPNADWIDKNRKGLTICDATSAVFAMEIPWEKLDIITFSWQKVLGGEGAHGMLILSPRAVKRIENYTPDRALPKIFRLKKNGKLIEGIFKGSTINTPSMLCNEDYLVALNWIESIGGIYSAIKKSEENLSVIEKFVEENDFISFLPISKEIRSNTSVCLKLDLESEKIDKLLQLLLENNIAYDIASYRDSPKGIRIWCGATIEKDDLEILCEWIKWAYKKVK, encoded by the coding sequence ATGAAACCAAAATTAAAACCAAATAATACACATTTTTCTTCTGGACCCTGTTCAAAGTTTAAAGGGTATAGATTAAATCTATTATCTAATGCACCGCTTGGACGTTCACACAGAAGCAAAATTGGGAAAGCAAAATTACAGGAAAGTATTGAAAAAACAAAAAAAATTCTTCAAATTCCAGATGATTATCGTGTGGGAATAGTTCCTGCTTCAGATACAGGAGCAATAGAAATGGCTCTTTGGAATGTTTTAGGTGAAAGAGGTGTGGAAGTGATTGCCTTTGATGCATTTGGACGAGAGTGGGCAAATGATATTAAAGCTGAATTAAAATTATCGAATGTAACTTATCATTTTGCTGATTATGGACACTTACCTGATTTATCAAATGTAGATTGCGATAATGATATTGTGTTTACATGGAATGGTACAACAAGTGGTGTAAAAGTTCCTAATGCAGATTGGATAGATAAAAATAGAAAAGGATTAACTATTTGTGATGCAACTTCAGCAGTATTTGCTATGGAAATCCCTTGGGAAAAACTTGATATTATAACATTTTCTTGGCAAAAAGTACTTGGTGGAGAAGGAGCACACGGAATGTTGATATTATCACCTAGAGCCGTTAAAAGAATTGAAAATTATACACCAGATAGGGCACTTCCCAAAATATTTAGACTTAAAAAAAATGGAAAATTAATTGAAGGAATTTTTAAAGGTTCTACAATAAATACTCCTTCAATGCTCTGTAATGAAGATTATTTAGTTGCATTAAATTGGATTGAATCTATTGGGGGAATATATTCAGCAATTAAAAAAAGTGAAGAAAATTTATCAGTTATAGAAAAGTTTGTCGAAGAAAATGATTTTATTAGTTTTTTACCTATATCAAAAGAAATTCGTTCAAATACAAGTGTTTGCTTAAAATTAGATTTAGAATCTGAAAAAATAGATAAATTGTTACAATTATTATTAGAAAATAATATAGCGTATGATATTGCTTCATATAGAGATTCTCCAAAAGGTATAAGAATTTGGTGTGGAGCAACTATTGAAAAAGATGATTTAGAAATCTTATGTGAATGGATAAAATGGGCTTATAAAAAAGTAAAATAA
- a CDS encoding 5'-nucleotidase, lipoprotein e(P4) family, which yields MYKSIYKLIIINLIVFSISFSKDFTERDLEMESYKAVSWMQNSSEYKLLCNQAFNIAKDNLNKIKKENKGKMAVIVDLDETMLDNTPYAAWRIYSGNGFSSDTWSEWVAAKEAKAIPGAVEFSKYVKKLGMDIIYISNRSEKELKDTMLNMKKLGFSQVDKNHIFLKTTSSDKTSRREYIEKLGYNIVMLIGDQLSDFSNIFYNVSNETRNSLVIKNKNMFGNNWIVIPNPSYGDFESKGISNEFYVKITGESTSNYEKSKLREYSLNIWDGE from the coding sequence ATGTATAAATCAATTTATAAATTAATAATTATTAATTTAATTGTTTTTTCTATATCTTTTTCAAAAGATTTCACAGAAAGAGACTTAGAAATGGAATCTTATAAAGCTGTTAGTTGGATGCAAAATTCATCAGAATATAAATTACTGTGCAATCAAGCTTTTAATATAGCAAAAGATAATTTAAATAAAATAAAAAAAGAAAATAAAGGTAAAATGGCAGTTATAGTAGATCTTGATGAAACGATGTTAGATAATACACCATATGCAGCATGGAGAATTTATAGTGGAAATGGATTTTCTAGCGATACTTGGAGTGAATGGGTAGCTGCAAAAGAAGCAAAGGCTATACCAGGGGCTGTAGAATTTTCAAAATATGTAAAAAAACTTGGAATGGATATAATCTATATTTCAAATAGAAGTGAAAAAGAATTAAAAGATACAATGTTAAATATGAAAAAACTTGGATTTTCTCAAGTAGATAAAAATCATATTTTTTTAAAAACGACTAGTTCAGATAAAACATCTAGAAGAGAGTATATAGAAAAACTTGGATATAATATAGTAATGTTGATTGGAGATCAATTAAGTGATTTTTCTAATATTTTTTACAATGTATCTAATGAAACTAGAAATTCTTTAGTAATAAAAAATAAAAATATGTTTGGAAATAATTGGATAGTTATACCAAATCCTAGTTATGGTGATTTTGAAAGTAAAGGAATTTCAAATGAATTTTATGTAAAAATAACTGGTGAAAGTACATCAAATTATGAAAAGTCTAAACTTAGAGAATATAGTTTAAATATATGGGATGGAGAATAG
- a CDS encoding endonuclease/exonuclease/phosphatase family protein, which translates to MKIFNKFFLMLSLLLFLISCNKDLSPLSNDKLELNLNNNNSEYTSTPAANLITEAIKNELGVDIVFYPESNLKNISLNLNLDLTKTDINERLINKTSNDIKSLYDTTTNKDLICISYMSGSKIKDFIKERTLKNNAIDIHTNGIEYDITIKGGEVQNYNISRNGRTFDLDKQYKVAFIYYEYDYKSSFPGYYYGNKFNYLKVQKTEKKASELVINYLKKSNKYNFLNKINSKVKVIDSTTSDKNKIIPIYSIQGEKYKSDLIGINLKTRGIITAYTADSYNNNYGFYMQDKYGDNNNYTSDAIYVKLDKTTYNKYSLIIKVGNLVEVEGKVEETNTGTGLTRTSLTSVNKIILREKDVALPSPVELGEGSDRIIPNRHISTYKGNVNQSLKLNLNDGIGFWESLEGMLVKVKKPIVTGAKGGKNDALESKGYFNLYVRANNTSNDYQVTPSNGLIIDVEKNDYNPEILRLVNHVYYNKDGVKPGDASSFKNGIFNVGDELEDITGILAFNVNTFGDGEYDLLFNDYITAKNPRTSYTPLSDRPKATLVGDANHLTIATFNVENMYATHEKIPYIAEIIAQNMKSPDIIVFTEIQDNNGPDNYGEDGSPVVDADQTLTNLINNIESKGGATDYKYININPLAYLEGGEPGGNIRVAAIYRDTRVEFNKRGNAGSLDHAGLDKNGDLLLNPGRIYPQEPIFKGTRRSLAMEFYFKNNKILVFGNHLNSKGGDDPLWGAKQPVVLSSEAKRIKLAKIIHRFVQEVLSKDENKNIVVLGDFNEFYAANPIKVLKGNILTNLIETLPFNKRYSYNFQGNAQAIDHILISKNLKNHSPEIEILPINTDYMGQYSDHNPVISRYEFK; encoded by the coding sequence TTGAAAATTTTTAATAAATTTTTTTTAATGCTTTCATTATTATTATTTTTAATTTCGTGTAATAAAGATTTATCTCCTCTTTCAAATGATAAATTAGAATTGAACTTAAATAATAATAATAGTGAGTATACGTCTACTCCAGCAGCTAATCTTATAACAGAAGCTATAAAAAATGAATTAGGAGTAGATATAGTTTTTTATCCAGAATCAAATTTAAAAAATATTTCATTAAATTTGAATTTAGACTTGACTAAAACAGATATAAATGAAAGATTAATAAATAAAACATCTAATGATATAAAATCTCTTTATGATACAACAACTAATAAAGATTTAATTTGCATATCATATATGAGTGGATCTAAAATAAAAGATTTTATAAAAGAAAGAACTTTAAAAAATAATGCAATAGACATACATACTAATGGTATAGAATATGATATCACAATAAAAGGTGGAGAAGTACAAAATTATAATATAAGTAGAAATGGAAGAACATTTGATTTAGATAAACAATATAAAGTAGCATTTATATATTATGAATATGATTATAAATCAAGTTTTCCAGGATATTATTATGGAAATAAGTTTAATTATTTAAAAGTACAAAAAACAGAAAAAAAAGCAAGTGAGTTAGTTATAAATTATTTAAAAAAAAGCAATAAATATAATTTTTTAAATAAAATTAATTCTAAAGTAAAGGTTATTGACTCAACAACTTCTGATAAAAATAAAATAATCCCTATATATTCTATTCAAGGAGAAAAATATAAGTCGGATTTAATAGGAATTAATTTAAAAACACGTGGAATAATTACAGCATATACAGCAGACAGTTATAATAATAATTATGGTTTTTATATGCAAGATAAATATGGTGATAATAATAATTATACATCTGATGCTATATATGTTAAATTAGATAAAACAACATATAATAAATATTCTTTAATTATAAAAGTAGGAAATCTTGTTGAAGTAGAAGGAAAAGTAGAAGAAACAAATACAGGAACAGGACTTACAAGAACATCATTAACTTCAGTAAATAAAATTATTTTAAGAGAAAAAGATGTTGCATTACCGTCACCAGTTGAATTAGGTGAAGGAAGTGATAGAATTATACCAAATAGACATATTTCTACTTATAAAGGTAATGTAAATCAAAGTTTAAAATTAAATTTAAATGATGGAATAGGATTTTGGGAAAGTTTAGAAGGAATGTTAGTTAAAGTGAAAAAACCTATTGTAACAGGAGCTAAAGGTGGTAAAAATGATGCATTAGAAAGTAAAGGATATTTCAATTTATATGTTAGAGCAAATAATACATCAAATGATTATCAAGTTACCCCATCTAATGGATTAATAATTGATGTAGAGAAAAATGATTATAATCCAGAGATATTAAGACTAGTAAATCATGTTTATTATAATAAAGATGGTGTAAAACCAGGAGATGCAAGTAGTTTTAAAAATGGAATATTTAATGTAGGTGATGAATTAGAAGATATAACAGGAATATTAGCATTTAATGTAAATACGTTTGGTGACGGAGAGTATGATTTGTTATTTAATGATTATATAACAGCTAAAAATCCAAGAACATCATATACTCCTTTATCTGATAGACCGAAAGCAACTTTAGTAGGCGATGCTAATCACTTAACAATAGCAACATTTAATGTAGAAAATATGTATGCAACTCATGAAAAAATACCATATATAGCAGAGATTATAGCTCAAAATATGAAATCACCAGATATAATAGTATTTACTGAAATTCAAGATAATAATGGGCCTGATAATTATGGTGAAGATGGTTCACCTGTAGTTGACGCAGACCAAACTTTGACTAATTTAATTAATAATATAGAATCTAAAGGAGGAGCTACAGATTATAAATATATAAATATTAATCCGTTAGCATACTTAGAAGGAGGAGAACCTGGAGGTAATATTAGAGTAGCAGCTATTTATAGAGATACTAGAGTAGAATTTAATAAAAGAGGAAATGCAGGTTCATTAGATCATGCAGGATTAGATAAAAATGGAGATTTATTATTAAACCCTGGTCGAATTTATCCTCAAGAACCAATATTTAAAGGAACTCGTAGAAGTCTTGCAATGGAATTTTATTTTAAAAATAATAAAATTTTAGTTTTTGGAAATCATTTAAATTCTAAAGGTGGCGATGATCCTTTATGGGGCGCAAAACAACCTGTAGTATTAAGTAGTGAAGCTAAAAGAATCAAATTAGCTAAGATTATACATAGATTTGTCCAAGAAGTATTGTCAAAAGATGAAAATAAAAATATAGTAGTATTAGGAGATTTTAATGAATTTTATGCAGCAAATCCAATAAAAGTATTAAAGGGAAATATACTTACAAATTTAATAGAAACTTTACCTTTTAATAAAAGATATTCATATAATTTTCAAGGAAATGCTCAAGCGATAGATCATATACTAATATCAAAAAATTTAAAAAATCATTCCCCTGAAATAGAAATATTACCTATAAATACAGATTATATGGGTCAATATTCTGATCACAATCCAGTAATATCAAGGTATGAATTTAAATAA
- a CDS encoding YiiX/YebB-like N1pC/P60 family cysteine hydrolase yields MKKKLKIIFLIINIFLFQGCKVISKNIQWQNIETIRKNKQELETGDILILSKKIGTYTWLGHSAIYLKEYDVVAEYPQIFHGFYYVKLNDWLNAVSDRKIKILRYKEINKKFKNKIFEVIENNKNKRYKVVLNKKNNNGFYCSQWVWYIFYKTGIEFNKNIDLDSDGGPIVYPYDFLYSNKLYKVHIGK; encoded by the coding sequence ATGAAAAAAAAATTAAAAATAATATTTTTAATAATAAATATATTTTTATTTCAAGGCTGTAAAGTAATTTCGAAAAATATTCAATGGCAAAATATAGAAACTATTCGCAAAAATAAACAAGAACTTGAAACAGGAGATATATTAATTTTAAGTAAAAAAATAGGAACATATACATGGCTTGGACATTCAGCGATATATCTAAAAGAATATGATGTAGTAGCTGAATATCCTCAAATATTTCACGGATTTTACTATGTAAAACTTAATGACTGGCTTAATGCTGTTTCTGATAGAAAAATAAAAATACTACGATATAAAGAAATTAATAAGAAATTTAAAAATAAAATATTTGAAGTAATAGAAAATAATAAAAATAAAAGATATAAAGTAGTCTTAAATAAAAAAAATAATAACGGATTTTATTGTTCTCAATGGGTATGGTATATTTTTTATAAAACAGGTATTGAATTTAATAAAAATATTGACTTGGATTCTGATGGCGGTCCTATTGTATATCCTTATGATTTTTTATATTCAAACAAATTGTATAAAGTTCATATAGGAAAATAA
- a CDS encoding alpha/beta hydrolase: MYKVILYFIISLTILASTFPKDLDIYLKEKESIYDDIIKNTEKKIFWYKEHNKKTKYSIVYLHGFSATRQEVYPLANEIAKDLKANLFYTRYTGHGRPGKYLGEAKKEDWKNDTTEAIEIGKEIGEKVIVISTSTGGTLVTWYAMESIKKNKDLDNIVYILISPNYKIKDKNSILLEIPIIRYLIVNFFIKEQSWQGHSDEENRYWTTRYPSKVLIEMSDLVKEVRNFNFNKLKQPFFIIHSNNDDVVNTDIIDKKYNELGSKNKKLLIIPVKDYGKHVLAGDIMAPNNTVYLKNEIIKYLKNL, encoded by the coding sequence ATGTACAAAGTTATTCTATATTTTATAATATCACTCACGATATTAGCAAGTACATTTCCAAAAGATCTAGATATATATTTAAAAGAAAAAGAAAGTATTTATGATGATATTATAAAAAATACAGAAAAAAAGATTTTTTGGTATAAAGAGCATAATAAAAAAACAAAATATTCTATTGTATATCTACATGGTTTTTCAGCTACTCGACAAGAAGTTTATCCTTTAGCAAATGAAATAGCGAAAGATCTTAAAGCAAATCTTTTTTATACTAGATATACAGGACATGGTAGGCCAGGGAAATATCTGGGAGAAGCAAAAAAAGAAGATTGGAAAAATGATACTACTGAAGCCATTGAAATAGGTAAAGAAATCGGAGAAAAAGTAATTGTTATTAGTACTTCTACAGGGGGAACTTTAGTCACTTGGTATGCTATGGAAAGTATAAAAAAAAATAAAGATTTAGACAATATTGTGTATATTTTAATCTCACCAAATTATAAAATAAAAGATAAAAATTCTATTTTATTAGAAATTCCAATAATTAGATATTTAATAGTAAATTTTTTTATTAAAGAACAAAGTTGGCAGGGACATAGTGATGAAGAAAATAGATATTGGACAACAAGATATCCAAGTAAAGTATTAATTGAAATGAGCGATTTAGTCAAAGAAGTAAGAAATTTTAATTTTAATAAACTTAAGCAACCTTTTTTTATTATTCATTCTAATAATGACGATGTAGTAAATACTGATATTATCGATAAAAAGTATAATGAGTTAGGGTCTAAAAATAAAAAATTATTAATAATACCAGTAAAAGATTATGGAAAACATGTGTTAGCAGGAGATATTATGGCACCAAATAATACCGTATATTTAAAAAATGAAATAATTAAATATTTAAAAAATTTATAA
- a CDS encoding Crp/Fnr family transcriptional regulator — translation MREINSKLNIIGYVNDFKIRDLFENFDLSKFSLFEFKKNERIIESNEIIKYFYFLVEGKIDIIYNTVTDRELIIDKLEPLSIIGDVELRKSYISKFDVIAREDCFLLGINYNIAKKYFEIDCKFNKFIYESTCKKLEKSVDIFMLASCYDLNRRFATYLIDNSNNDGEVKYKSISNLADQLLASSRQLTRVLHSLETSNIIEKNNKTIKILNIEKLSELSID, via the coding sequence ATGAGAGAAATAAATAGTAAATTAAATATAATAGGATATGTAAACGATTTTAAAATAAGAGATCTATTTGAAAATTTTGATCTATCCAAATTTTCATTATTTGAATTTAAAAAAAATGAAAGGATTATTGAAAGTAATGAAATAATTAAATATTTTTATTTTCTTGTAGAGGGAAAAATTGATATTATTTATAATACTGTCACTGATAGAGAATTAATCATTGATAAATTAGAACCTTTATCTATTATTGGAGACGTCGAACTTAGAAAATCATATATATCAAAATTTGATGTTATTGCCAGAGAAGATTGTTTTTTATTAGGAATTAATTATAACATAGCTAAAAAATACTTTGAAATTGATTGTAAATTTAATAAATTTATATATGAATCTACTTGTAAAAAATTAGAAAAAAGTGTTGACATTTTTATGCTAGCTAGTTGCTATGATTTAAATAGAAGATTTGCTACTTACTTAATTGATAATTCCAACAATGATGGAGAAGTTAAATATAAATCTATTAGTAACTTAGCAGACCAACTTTTAGCTAGTAGTAGACAACTTACTAGAGTTTTACACTCATTAGAAACATCTAATATAATTGAAAAAAATAATAAAACAATAAAAATTTTAAATATCGAAAAATTATCAGAACTCAGTATAGATTAA
- a CDS encoding NUDIX hydrolase gives MENKFPFKFLKFKLMNHPTTNHPLEYIEKHKAVCALLLNNNESKTLLVNQFRPGANNNIYEIPAGLIDPGEEADTAVYREILEETGYEKESLELLYKSNTPLLVSPGYTTESLYFYIFKLNKENITPKPLSLDESEDLITSWHKLDNDFFANKTDLKSYFAYLLYLSLKNKEL, from the coding sequence TTGGAGAATAAATTTCCATTTAAATTTTTAAAATTTAAATTAATGAATCATCCTACAACAAATCATCCGCTTGAATATATTGAAAAACATAAAGCTGTTTGTGCTTTATTATTAAATAACAATGAGTCTAAAACATTATTAGTTAATCAATTTAGACCTGGTGCAAATAATAATATTTATGAAATTCCAGCGGGACTTATAGATCCAGGAGAAGAGGCAGATACTGCTGTTTACAGAGAAATATTAGAAGAAACAGGATATGAGAAAGAAAGTTTGGAACTTTTATATAAAAGTAATACTCCTTTGTTGGTATCACCTGGCTATACTACAGAATCATTATATTTTTATATTTTTAAATTGAATAAAGAAAATATAACTCCAAAACCTTTATCTTTAGATGAATCAGAGGATTTAATTACTTCTTGGCATAAATTAGATAATGATTTTTTTGCCAATAAAACGGATTTAAAATCATATTTTGCATATTTATTGTATTTATCATTAAAAAATAAAGAGCTGTAA